A window from Bacteroidota bacterium encodes these proteins:
- a CDS encoding DUF1800 domain-containing protein encodes MDRRDFLTANRKKKSKGLTQNAQPVSSRQVTSGINPYTGPWTDSEIIHLLKRTMYGAKRSDITYFRTRSVSQAVDELLTPTAPQPAPPIKEYATSTTPGVVPDGNIAQGTTWINDLNSDGTVQSQRRGSYKKWMTGNMINQDRSIREKLVIFWVDHFGNESADVGNANWIYTQHALIRQYALGNFKTLVDTITKDVSMLRYLNGYLNLATAPDENYARELMELFTVGKGPGSAYTENDVKEAAKVLTGWQVNGTTYTSFFNANRHSAANKTFSSFFNNTVITGRTGATAGQLELTDLLNMIFAQQEVAKFIVRKFYRFFVYYAIDSTVEANVITPLADIFRSNNYEIKPVLSALFKSEHFFDKLSQGCYIKSPADHIIGSLREMNAQFPPLTDWDTNYGMWNFFYSSMVNTGQNLHDPPNVSGLPAYYQEPSFHEIWINADSLPKRNQFTDTMVNTGFTRNGIRVRFDFVPYVSTFYNPGNPNDLLDEALRLVYRSEVTNETKKQIKTQILLSNQQWDYYWTNAWMAYQASPTTANFNVINTRLRQLFQYLFNLAEYQLA; translated from the coding sequence ATGGACAGAAGAGATTTTCTGACTGCTAACCGCAAAAAAAAATCGAAAGGTTTGACGCAGAATGCGCAGCCTGTTTCATCCCGCCAGGTCACAAGTGGCATTAATCCCTATACCGGTCCCTGGACTGATAGCGAAATAATTCACCTGCTAAAGCGAACTATGTATGGCGCCAAAAGGAGTGATATCACTTATTTTCGAACCCGTTCTGTTAGCCAGGCTGTGGATGAATTATTGACTCCAACTGCTCCGCAACCTGCACCACCGATAAAGGAATACGCAACTTCAACTACACCGGGTGTTGTTCCTGATGGCAATATTGCACAGGGTACTACCTGGATAAATGATTTAAACAGTGATGGCACTGTTCAAAGTCAGCGCAGGGGCAGTTATAAAAAATGGATGACAGGGAACATGATAAACCAGGACAGGAGTATCAGGGAAAAACTGGTCATTTTCTGGGTCGACCATTTTGGAAATGAATCAGCAGATGTAGGTAATGCCAACTGGATATATACACAACATGCATTGATCAGGCAATATGCATTGGGTAATTTCAAGACTTTGGTTGATACGATAACGAAAGATGTATCTATGCTTCGTTACCTGAATGGCTATTTGAATCTGGCGACGGCACCGGATGAAAACTATGCACGGGAACTGATGGAACTCTTTACAGTTGGCAAAGGACCCGGCTCTGCCTATACAGAAAATGATGTAAAGGAAGCAGCAAAGGTGTTGACCGGCTGGCAGGTAAACGGAACAACATACACATCCTTCTTTAATGCAAACCGGCATTCAGCAGCTAATAAAACTTTTTCTTCTTTTTTTAATAATACAGTAATAACCGGCAGAACAGGAGCCACAGCAGGACAATTAGAATTGACCGATCTGCTGAATATGATCTTTGCGCAGCAGGAAGTTGCAAAATTTATTGTCAGGAAATTCTATCGCTTCTTTGTTTACTATGCAATCGACTCTACAGTAGAAGCAAATGTGATAACACCGCTTGCAGATATTTTCCGGAGCAACAATTATGAGATCAAGCCAGTGCTATCTGCATTATTCAAGAGTGAACATTTCTTTGATAAGCTGAGCCAGGGTTGTTATATAAAATCACCGGCCGATCATATCATTGGTTCATTACGCGAAATGAATGCACAGTTCCCCCCGCTTACTGATTGGGATACCAATTATGGTATGTGGAATTTCTTTTATTCCAGTATGGTGAATACAGGACAGAACCTGCATGATCCACCAAATGTATCGGGCTTACCTGCTTATTACCAGGAGCCTTCATTTCATGAAATATGGATCAATGCAGATTCATTGCCAAAACGAAACCAGTTTACAGATACAATGGTGAATACTGGTTTTACGAGAAATGGTATTCGTGTAAGGTTTGACTTTGTTCCCTATGTTTCTACATTTTATAACCCCGGCAATCCAAATGATCTGCTGGATGAGGCTCTTCGGCTGGTGTATAGAAGTGAAGTAACCAACGAAACAAAGAAACAGATAAAGACACAAATATTGTTGAGCAATCAGCAATGGGATTATTATTGGACCAATGCATGGATGGCTTACCAGGCCAGCCCGACCACAGCCAATTTTAATGTGATCAATACAAGGTTGCGTCAGTTGTTCCAGTATTTGTTTAACCTGGCAGAATATCAATTAGCATAA
- a CDS encoding DUF1501 domain-containing protein — MKRRDFLRSSIPAATVLPAVINGYSVKAFTASSPLVQALMQSTTETDHVLVIVQLSGGNDGLNMVIPISNYVNYFNARNNVAIAQSSILSLTGVSTTGLHPAMTGAQNLFNNGLMKVIQSVGYPQPNFSHFRATDIWMSASNSTQDVFSGWAGRYLDYEYQDFPGSYPNVNMPDPLAIQIGSTTTLTTQGPVVNMAMSITNPTTFYNLVNNTTDPVPATPAGKELAFLRLVTQQTQKYSTVIQGAANRITAQNPYPANNSLADQLRIVARLIAGGLKTRIYMVSFGGFDTHSVQVNAADHNTGSHATLLQRVSDAIKAFQDDLRFLQVDNRVMGLTYSEFGRRIKSNSSTGTDHGAAAPMFVFGKNVDPGLLGDNPNIPANASVNDNIPMQYDFRSIYSTILEKWFCLDKTVVSGLFPPNVNTQLQSLPLIKASATCSGGSTSTTWPNSLGTEGIITNDPNPFTATTRISFRTAGGHTLIQVIDTMGRMVKTLLEVDYPAAGQYYVDFNSETLPPGVYYARFQNGIVQKVRPMLKVR, encoded by the coding sequence ATGAAAAGAAGAGATTTTTTAAGAAGCAGTATCCCGGCAGCAACAGTATTACCCGCTGTCATTAATGGATATTCTGTAAAAGCATTTACGGCCAGTTCACCATTAGTGCAGGCATTGATGCAGTCAACTACAGAAACTGATCATGTGTTGGTGATCGTGCAATTGTCGGGTGGTAATGATGGATTGAACATGGTAATTCCTATTTCAAACTATGTTAATTATTTCAATGCCCGCAATAATGTGGCTATTGCACAGAGTAGTATTCTTTCTCTCACAGGAGTAAGCACAACAGGTTTACACCCTGCTATGACAGGTGCACAAAATCTGTTCAATAATGGATTGATGAAAGTGATTCAGTCAGTAGGTTATCCGCAACCCAATTTTTCCCATTTCCGCGCAACAGATATATGGATGAGTGCAAGTAATAGCACACAGGATGTATTTAGCGGTTGGGCAGGTCGTTATCTCGATTATGAATACCAGGATTTTCCTGGTTCATATCCGAATGTAAATATGCCTGATCCATTGGCCATACAAATAGGAAGTACGACTACACTTACTACACAAGGGCCGGTTGTAAATATGGCAATGAGTATTACTAATCCTACTACATTTTACAATCTTGTAAATAATACAACGGATCCTGTACCTGCTACACCAGCAGGTAAGGAGTTAGCTTTTTTAAGATTGGTAACACAACAAACACAAAAATATTCAACTGTAATACAGGGTGCAGCCAATAGAATTACTGCACAAAATCCTTATCCAGCCAATAATAGTCTTGCCGATCAGTTAAGAATTGTTGCAAGATTAATAGCAGGTGGACTGAAGACAAGAATTTACATGGTAAGCTTTGGTGGTTTTGATACACACTCCGTGCAGGTAAATGCTGCCGATCATAATACCGGCTCACATGCTACATTATTACAACGGGTTTCTGATGCGATCAAAGCATTCCAGGATGATCTGCGGTTTTTGCAGGTTGACAACCGTGTGATGGGATTAACTTATAGCGAATTTGGAAGAAGAATAAAATCTAATTCAAGTACGGGTACAGACCATGGTGCCGCAGCGCCAATGTTTGTGTTTGGTAAAAATGTGGATCCGGGATTGTTGGGCGACAACCCGAATATTCCTGCTAATGCATCAGTGAATGATAATATCCCGATGCAATATGATTTCCGCAGTATCTATTCAACCATATTGGAAAAATGGTTCTGCCTTGACAAAACTGTTGTAAGCGGTTTATTCCCGCCAAATGTAAATACACAATTACAATCATTACCATTGATAAAGGCTTCTGCAACCTGCTCGGGAGGCAGTACTTCAACAACATGGCCCAATTCATTAGGTACTGAAGGTATAATTACAAATGATCCAAATCCGTTTACAGCCACCACGAGAATTTCTTTCCGTACTGCAGGTGGGCATACATTGATCCAGGTAATAGACACAATGGGCCGGATGGTTAAGACTTTATTGGAGGTTGATTATCCTGCCGCAGGACAGTATTATGTAGATTTTAATTCCGAAACATTACCGCCGGGAGTATACTATGCAAGATTCCAGAATGGAATAGTTCAGAAAGTAAGGCCAATGTTGAAGGTAAGATAA
- a CDS encoding ester cyclase has product MKQALKLTTTVLSSFAVMIVLFAGCATTEEKKPDPSEANIKAYSHVWDEIMNKGKLDMFNDSNFTKDVVMHASPADIVGIDSSRAYYGNFLTGFSNIKFTIKDIFGQGDKLVKYWNFKGTHTGVFFGIPATGKPVSIDGTTLVRMSNGKIAEERDFFDNLDFMTQLGLMPPAGQ; this is encoded by the coding sequence ATGAAACAAGCCTTAAAACTCACCACCACCGTTCTTTCTTCTTTTGCCGTAATGATCGTATTATTTGCAGGATGTGCAACTACTGAAGAAAAAAAACCAGATCCTTCAGAAGCTAATATCAAAGCGTATTCACATGTATGGGATGAGATCATGAACAAAGGAAAACTGGACATGTTCAATGATTCAAATTTTACAAAAGATGTGGTGATGCATGCCAGCCCAGCGGATATTGTCGGTATTGACAGTTCAAGGGCTTACTACGGAAATTTTCTAACGGGTTTCTCGAATATCAAGTTTACCATCAAAGATATTTTTGGCCAGGGAGATAAACTGGTTAAATACTGGAACTTTAAAGGAACACATACTGGTGTATTTTTTGGCATACCTGCCACCGGAAAACCAGTTAGTATTGACGGTACTACATTAGTAAGGATGTCAAACGGAAAAATCGCTGAAGAAAGAGATTTCTTCGACAACCTTGACTTTATGACGCAATTAGGATTGATGCCTCCTGCAGGACAGTAA
- a CDS encoding metal ABC transporter permease — protein sequence MFEMFQLPFMVQAFAAAVITGVLLSFLGVHVVGRGIVFVDLALGQISSLGVAFATFIGTGMTSIPLIFTLAGALLMSFINIRDKRLKQEAIIGILYAFASALTVLLISKTPHGDSDIQEVLFGNILSVEWNKIYEIGIVFGAIALLQLVFFKKFFSLTRSFENGENHLIGIFNVWNFLFYISIGLAIVYAVKINGVIPVFSFLIIPAVSAIMLSKRNIAIFILASLISILASFFGLNFSFHYDFPAGSSIVAVLGGIFILSSVYKILQGLTRKKID from the coding sequence ATGTTTGAAATGTTTCAATTGCCATTTATGGTGCAGGCTTTTGCCGCAGCTGTAATTACCGGAGTTTTATTATCGTTCTTAGGTGTGCATGTGGTAGGCAGGGGGATTGTATTTGTAGATCTGGCATTGGGCCAGATATCTTCTTTAGGTGTTGCCTTTGCAACATTCATTGGTACTGGTATGACTTCCATTCCGCTTATTTTTACATTGGCCGGAGCTTTGTTGATGTCGTTTATCAATATTCGCGATAAGCGTTTAAAACAGGAAGCTATTATCGGCATATTGTATGCGTTTGCTTCGGCACTCACGGTCCTGTTGATTTCTAAAACGCCACATGGCGATTCTGATATCCAGGAAGTGCTCTTCGGAAATATTTTATCTGTAGAGTGGAATAAAATTTATGAAATAGGTATTGTGTTCGGGGCCATTGCTCTGCTGCAATTAGTTTTTTTCAAAAAGTTCTTTTCGCTGACCCGGTCATTTGAAAATGGAGAAAACCACCTGATCGGGATATTTAATGTATGGAATTTTTTATTTTATATTTCTATTGGCCTGGCTATTGTTTATGCTGTTAAGATCAATGGAGTTATTCCTGTTTTTTCATTCCTGATCATTCCGGCTGTTTCAGCCATCATGCTTTCAAAAAGAAATATTGCTATTTTTATTCTTGCATCGTTGATCAGCATACTCGCAAGTTTCTTTGGGTTAAATTTTTCCTTTCATTACGATTTTCCGGCTGGCTCATCTATAGTTGCTGTACTGGGCGGTATTTTCATCCTGTCTTCTGTTTATAAAATTTTACAAGGGTTAACCAGAAAAAAAATAGATTAA
- a CDS encoding DUF2721 domain-containing protein, which translates to MEISLNTPALLFPAISLLLLAYTNRFITLANLTRKLHDEYIKGQKNRILVIQIKNLRARINLIRYMQGLGVFSFLLCVVCMYLIYSQNQAAARIIFGLSLVSLGSSLFISLVEIIKSTNAIELELSDVEELEKSNFFKDILHTDEKKND; encoded by the coding sequence ATGGAAATCAGCCTAAACACGCCGGCATTATTATTTCCGGCAATCAGTCTTTTGTTGCTGGCCTATACGAATCGTTTTATTACACTGGCCAACCTTACACGTAAATTACACGATGAGTATATCAAGGGCCAGAAAAACAGGATACTTGTTATACAAATAAAAAATCTCAGGGCAAGAATTAACCTGATCCGTTACATGCAAGGGCTTGGTGTGTTTAGTTTTTTATTATGTGTTGTTTGTATGTACCTTATTTATAGCCAGAACCAGGCTGCCGCAAGGATTATTTTTGGTTTGAGCCTGGTAAGCCTTGGAAGTTCATTGTTTATTTCTTTGGTCGAGATAATTAAAAGCACAAATGCAATTGAACTGGAACTGAGCGATGTGGAGGAACTGGAGAAATCAAATTTTTTTAAAGATATTTTGCATACAGATGAAAAAAAGAATGATTAA
- a CDS encoding glycosyltransferase family 4 protein, with translation MAKVLVDLHRIGGNKYNGLYHFCEQLGRHLVTALASSTELFYYVPEKQFNFFGPQVKYVKQKSIDKFYRFGTSQFDVWHIATTISWYRPFNRKTKTIFTIHDLNFLNEEEYSASSKKKYLHLIQQRVDRAHHLTFISEFAKKQAQENLNLDNKPGTVIYNGCNMPSDLNFSELLVKPQRSFLFTIGQLHSRKNFHVLPALLVGNDHELVIAGLNDFSYTQKVLAEAKRHGVESRVKLVGAIADSEKFWYYKNCLAFVFPSIGEGFGLPVLEAMQFGKPVFLSTHTSLPEVGGDAAFYFNDFNAETMQAVFEKGMNDFSNNNGAAKVIAQASRFSWDKAAREYLQLYSTV, from the coding sequence ATGGCAAAAGTACTTGTTGACCTGCACCGTATTGGTGGCAATAAATATAATGGACTATATCATTTTTGTGAACAACTGGGCAGGCATCTTGTCACAGCTCTGGCTTCCAGTACTGAATTGTTTTATTATGTGCCGGAAAAACAGTTTAATTTTTTTGGACCACAGGTAAAATATGTAAAACAAAAGAGCATCGATAAGTTCTATCGTTTTGGCACTTCACAGTTTGATGTTTGGCATATTGCTACAACAATTTCATGGTACCGGCCCTTTAACCGAAAGACAAAAACTATTTTCACCATTCATGATTTGAATTTTTTGAATGAAGAAGAATATTCTGCTTCTTCTAAAAAGAAATACCTGCACCTGATACAACAACGGGTAGACCGGGCTCATCATCTTACATTTATTTCTGAATTTGCAAAAAAGCAAGCGCAGGAAAATTTAAATCTTGACAATAAACCCGGAACAGTAATTTACAATGGCTGTAATATGCCTTCTGATTTGAATTTTTCAGAACTCCTGGTAAAACCACAACGATCTTTTCTTTTTACGATCGGTCAATTGCATTCAAGAAAAAATTTTCATGTATTGCCTGCATTGCTGGTTGGTAATGATCATGAGCTGGTGATTGCGGGATTGAATGATTTTTCATACACACAAAAAGTACTGGCTGAAGCTAAAAGACATGGTGTTGAATCAAGAGTAAAATTGGTTGGTGCAATAGCCGATTCGGAAAAATTCTGGTATTATAAAAATTGCCTGGCATTTGTTTTTCCAAGTATTGGCGAAGGCTTTGGATTGCCGGTGCTGGAAGCTATGCAGTTTGGTAAACCTGTTTTTCTTTCAACACATACAAGTCTGCCAGAAGTAGGAGGGGACGCTGCTTTTTATTTTAATGACTTCAATGCTGAAACGATGCAGGCAGTATTTGAAAAAGGCATGAATGATTTTAGTAATAATAATGGCGCTGCAAAAGTAATAGCTCAGGCATCGCGTTTCAGTTGGGATAAAGCTGCCCGTGAATATTTGCAACTTTACTCTACCGTATAA
- a CDS encoding glycosyltransferase: protein MSKPFISICIPTYQRPHLLKTLLDSISIQNYRDFEIIINDNSKDDSVEQLLKSYVDKLPIDYVRNNPSTTAAENTNTVMQRANGEWIKLMHDDDWFETADALQQFADAAKRSGKDFIFSGCTQVWLDSGKKQIDLLSEEKKQWLTESPFCLFYLNVIGHPSATMHKKDNSVLYDTGIKWVLDIDFYMRYFKKHPGYHYIDACLVNIGKDPSQETNKYYKNRNVELPEFFFLLAKYEQDLDLKNRHVFHLIWNMLKRYKIKDPQEIYDAGFKGTLPARIEKIIACQKYIPDIILKQTPWSKKLVLRCYKKIAADYIKTGKTMHHDL from the coding sequence ATGAGCAAACCGTTTATTTCTATTTGCATTCCTACTTACCAGCGACCTCATTTATTAAAAACATTGCTGGACTCCATCAGCATCCAGAATTATCGTGATTTTGAAATAATTATTAATGATAATAGTAAAGATGATAGCGTTGAACAGTTACTGAAATCATATGTCGATAAACTTCCGATAGATTATGTCAGGAACAATCCATCTACAACTGCTGCTGAAAATACGAATACTGTAATGCAACGGGCAAATGGCGAATGGATAAAACTAATGCATGATGATGATTGGTTTGAAACCGCAGATGCGCTGCAACAGTTTGCAGATGCAGCAAAACGATCAGGAAAGGATTTTATTTTTTCAGGCTGTACGCAGGTTTGGCTGGATAGCGGTAAAAAACAAATAGATCTGCTTTCAGAAGAAAAAAAACAATGGCTTACAGAATCACCTTTCTGCCTTTTTTACCTGAATGTGATCGGACATCCATCCGCTACTATGCACAAGAAAGATAATTCAGTTCTGTATGATACAGGGATCAAATGGGTATTGGATATTGATTTTTATATGCGTTACTTTAAAAAGCATCCCGGTTATCATTATATAGATGCATGTTTGGTAAACATTGGTAAAGATCCTTCGCAGGAAACAAATAAATATTATAAGAATAGGAATGTAGAATTGCCGGAATTTTTCTTTTTACTGGCTAAGTATGAACAAGATCTGGATTTAAAAAACAGGCATGTATTTCATTTGATATGGAATATGCTGAAACGGTATAAGATCAAAGATCCGCAGGAGATCTATGATGCAGGTTTTAAAGGCACCCTGCCAGCCCGTATAGAAAAAATAATTGCTTGCCAGAAATATATCCCGGATATTATCCTGAAACAAACACCCTGGTCAAAAAAGCTGGTACTACGTTGTTATAAAAAAATTGCAGCCGATTATATTAAAACAGGTAAAACGATGCATCATGATTTGTAA
- a CDS encoding ABC transporter ATP-binding protein — MKILTKYLKPYKGLVALVLFLAAVNIGFSLIDPIIFGKLIDLGYKYHDNSADYQPFWWGFAGPVLTLLGASIGVAMVSRIAKAFQDYFLNLVTQKFGATVFTEGLQHAMGLPYQDFEDQRSGETLGILQKVRIDTEKFVASFVNVLFPVIIGILFVAIFAYRIHWSLPLIYFGGIFLLTIISNLLSKKIKTVQKVIVAETTSLAGSTTESLRNIELVKSLGLTRQEITRLNKNTFKILGLELKKVKRLRSISFVQGTFVNTLRQIILFMLMWMIFGKIMQPWELATMQIFSFFVFGPLQEIGNIILTYREAQASLENFEKLMTKKPESKPANPKHLGGIELLEFRNVGFKHQTANQNAINDIDFTVKLGETIAFVGPSGSGKTTLMKLLVGLYRPQSGNIFYNRLDENEIDFEDLRNQIGFVTQDTQLFSGTIKENLIFVNPSATDDELNDVLKKASCQNLLLRAEKGLETMIGEGGLKLSGGEKQRLSIARALLRKPKLLIFDEATSSLDSLTEEEITHTIRDISAQKNQISILIAHRLSTIMHADRIYVLEKGDVVETGTHESLLEEKGLYYAMWRQQIGERKLRPVAIA, encoded by the coding sequence ATGAAAATACTGACGAAATATCTCAAACCTTATAAAGGACTCGTAGCATTGGTTCTCTTTTTGGCAGCAGTCAATATAGGTTTCTCATTGATCGATCCCATCATATTTGGTAAACTAATAGACCTCGGTTATAAATATCATGATAACAGCGCAGATTATCAGCCTTTTTGGTGGGGGTTTGCAGGACCTGTATTAACACTTCTTGGTGCATCAATAGGTGTGGCTATGGTGAGCCGTATTGCAAAAGCATTCCAGGATTATTTTTTAAATCTTGTTACTCAAAAATTCGGCGCTACCGTTTTTACAGAAGGATTACAACATGCAATGGGTTTACCTTACCAGGATTTTGAAGATCAGCGAAGTGGCGAAACACTCGGTATTCTTCAAAAAGTAAGAATTGATACTGAAAAATTTGTTGCTTCATTTGTAAATGTATTATTCCCGGTGATCATAGGAATTCTTTTCGTTGCCATTTTTGCCTATCGCATTCACTGGTCGCTGCCTTTGATCTATTTCGGCGGTATTTTTTTACTTACCATTATTTCTAACCTGTTGAGTAAAAAAATAAAAACAGTTCAAAAAGTAATTGTAGCAGAAACTACTTCATTGGCTGGTTCTACAACTGAATCATTACGGAATATTGAGTTGGTAAAAAGTCTTGGGCTTACCCGCCAGGAAATTACCCGGCTTAATAAGAACACATTTAAAATACTGGGGTTGGAATTGAAAAAAGTAAAACGACTTAGAAGCATCAGCTTTGTGCAGGGTACTTTTGTAAATACACTTCGCCAGATAATTTTATTTATGCTGATGTGGATGATATTCGGTAAGATCATGCAACCATGGGAACTTGCAACTATGCAGATATTCTCCTTTTTTGTATTTGGTCCTCTACAGGAGATCGGCAATATCATCCTTACCTATCGTGAGGCACAGGCTTCATTGGAGAATTTTGAGAAGCTGATGACAAAAAAACCAGAATCCAAACCCGCCAATCCAAAACACCTGGGAGGAATTGAGTTGTTAGAGTTCAGGAATGTTGGCTTCAAACATCAAACTGCTAATCAAAATGCCATCAATGATATTGATTTCACTGTTAAGCTTGGTGAGACGATTGCATTTGTTGGCCCATCCGGTTCAGGTAAAACAACATTGATGAAATTGCTGGTAGGTTTATATCGTCCGCAATCAGGCAATATTTTTTATAATAGACTTGATGAAAATGAAATTGATTTTGAAGATCTACGCAACCAGATCGGGTTTGTAACACAGGATACACAATTATTTTCTGGTACCATAAAAGAGAACCTGATATTTGTAAACCCTTCTGCAACTGATGATGAGCTAAATGATGTACTGAAAAAAGCCAGTTGCCAGAACCTGTTGCTCCGTGCAGAAAAAGGATTGGAAACAATGATCGGTGAAGGTGGATTGAAATTATCTGGTGGCGAAAAACAAAGATTGTCTATCGCAAGGGCTTTGCTGCGCAAACCTAAGCTACTCATCTTTGATGAAGCAACTTCATCACTGGATTCATTAACGGAAGAAGAGATCACTCACACCATTCGTGATATATCTGCACAAAAAAACCAGATATCTATTTTGATTGCTCACCGGCTTAGTACCATCATGCATGCCGACCGCATTTATGTATTAGAAAAAGGCGATGTGGTTGAAACAGGCACACATGAATCTTTGCTGGAAGAAAAAGGATTGTACTATGCAATGTGGCGTCAGCAGATCGGTGAAAGAAAATTGAGACCGGTTGCTATTGCTTAG
- a CDS encoding zinc ABC transporter substrate-binding protein, protein MNIKSILVITLITGGITLHAGTIKVVTTTTDMKSIAEFVGGKNVSVSSIATGYQNPHFVDPKPSYIISLTKADLFVTVGLDLETGWSPQLLSSSRNTKIQKGADGYVDASMGVTLYQVPSSVNKAEGDIHIYGNPHYWLDPLNGKVIARNIANGLERVDPSNKPMYETNLKIFSARIDSMMKIWQAKMAPYKGSKIIAYHNEWVYFETRFGLKIVDFMEPKPGIPPPPSQLVKVINEVKSNSIKVIISSPYFTTSSSDVVVKQTGVKQLTLATSVGAFDTIKNYFDLFDYNLNQLTPVLK, encoded by the coding sequence ATGAATATAAAATCAATTTTAGTAATTACCCTTATCACTGGCGGTATTACATTACATGCCGGAACTATCAAAGTGGTTACCACCACTACCGATATGAAGAGTATTGCAGAATTCGTAGGTGGCAAAAATGTTTCGGTTTCATCTATTGCAACAGGATATCAGAATCCGCATTTTGTAGATCCCAAACCTAGCTATATAATTAGTTTGACAAAGGCTGATTTGTTTGTAACGGTGGGTCTTGATCTTGAAACCGGTTGGTCACCGCAACTGCTTTCAAGTTCACGGAATACAAAAATCCAAAAAGGCGCCGATGGTTATGTTGATGCATCCATGGGAGTTACATTATACCAGGTTCCATCTTCAGTAAATAAAGCAGAAGGTGATATTCATATTTACGGTAACCCGCATTACTGGCTTGATCCGCTGAATGGGAAAGTGATCGCAAGAAATATTGCTAACGGTCTTGAAAGGGTTGATCCATCTAATAAGCCAATGTATGAAACCAATTTAAAAATCTTCTCAGCAAGAATAGATTCGATGATGAAAATATGGCAGGCAAAAATGGCTCCTTATAAAGGTTCAAAGATCATCGCTTATCATAACGAGTGGGTATATTTTGAAACCCGGTTTGGTTTAAAGATCGTTGATTTTATGGAACCAAAACCCGGAATACCACCTCCGCCGTCGCAATTGGTAAAAGTGATCAACGAAGTAAAATCAAATAGTATTAAAGTGATAATTTCATCACCCTATTTCACCACCTCATCATCAGATGTGGTAGTAAAACAAACAGGGGTGAAACAACTGACACTGGCAACCTCAGTGGGCGCATTCGATACTATTAAAAACTATTTTGATTTATTTGACTATAACCTGAATCAGCTAACTCCGGTTTTAAAATAA
- a CDS encoding EthD family reductase: MIKATVLYGHPTDVDVFEKYYAETHTPLALSMKGVDKMELTKFLPAPDGGKPAFYRMAELYFTGPAEMQQSMGSPEGQATAADLANFATGGVTMIIGAVEN, from the coding sequence ATGATTAAAGCAACAGTATTGTACGGACATCCTACCGACGTTGATGTGTTTGAAAAATATTATGCAGAGACACATACTCCCCTTGCGTTAAGTATGAAAGGAGTTGATAAAATGGAACTAACAAAATTTCTACCAGCTCCCGATGGAGGAAAGCCTGCGTTTTACCGTATGGCAGAATTGTATTTTACAGGCCCAGCTGAAATGCAGCAATCAATGGGTTCACCCGAAGGACAAGCTACTGCTGCAGATCTTGCAAATTTTGCAACAGGCGGAGTAACGATGATAATTGGGGCAGTTGAAAATTAA